Genomic window (Cellulosilyticum lentocellum DSM 5427):
GATAAAAAGTATTCCATTGAGTCAGATGGACTAACATTTTCAATTCTAAAATTAATAATCTTTAAACGTTTACTAACCGCCCTTTCTACTTCTCTTAATACTTGCGGAGATTCGTTAGAAGCCGCGGAAAAAATTAATACTAAAACGCGGCTAGTTTCAATCCCTCTAATAATTTGTTCTCCCCATTCTTTACCTGGTTGAATATTTCGTGGTGCCATCCAACAAGAAATACCTCTTTTTTCTAGTTGCTCACATACTTTATTAGCTTCTATCTTATTTTTTGAAGAGTAAGAAATAAATACGTCTTGCATCTTCTGCCCCCTAAATTAACTAAATTATTATTATATTTAAATTTTACCACATTTATCATACCTTTGTCCCCTTTTATGAACAATCGACGCTTTTACTTATAGCTTAAGTCTCACAAAATATAAATAAGCTGTTACACAGGTCATTTATTGACCTCGTAACAGCTTAGGTTTATCAACTACTCATTTTTCTTTACTTTCTTTTTAGGATAAACTAACTCATGGCTCTCTTTAATGAGTTGCCACAATAAACCTTCTGACAAGTCTTCATCTACCACAATAGAATTCCAATGTTTTTTGTTCATATGATAACCAGGTATAATCTGTAAGTACATTTCTCTTAAAAATTGTGCTTTTAACGGCTCACATTTCACATTCACATACAGTTTCCCCTGATGCTTAAAAATAAAAGCAAAGCTTTTATGGTTTTCTCGAATTCTTAGAGCTTGCCATTCTTCATCAAAAGGATAATCTAAATACGCGCCTGGAAGTGTTAAACAAAATTCCTTGATAGCTTCTCTTGGTATCATTTGTTTTCTTTATCTCCTTTCAATGCAAGCTATAAGCTTGAAACAGCTTCTGCTAATACTTTATCAATAGCATCATGAATCACTAGATCTGCTGTATCATCTGCAGAGGTAGTACTTTTATTAATAAGGATAAGATGTTTCCCCTTAAAATAATGAATAAGTCCTGCCGCTGGATAAACCACTAAAGAGGTTCCTCCAATAATCAAAGTCTCTGCCATAGCAATAGCACTTACTGCTGCTGAGATAACCTCATCATCTAATCCCTCTTCATACAAAACAACATCAGGCTTTACCACTCCTCCGCACCTTTGGCACTTTGGAATACCTGGAGCTTCTAATAGATAAGCCGCATCATAAAAAGCACCACATTTTAAGCAGTAATTCCTATGAACAGAGCCATGAAGTTCATATACCACCTGACTTCCTGCCATTTGATGTAAGCCATCTATATTTTGTGTAACAATAGCCTTTAGTTTACCCATTTGCTCTAATTTTACTAAAGCCTTATGACATGCATTGGGCTGAGCTTCTGGGTAAATCAGCTTGTCTTTATAAAATTGATAAAAGTCTTCTGGATATTTCACAAAAAAAGTATGAGATACTAGTTGTTCTGGTGTAAAGGTACGATTTAATCGCTCATTAAATAAACCATTGGCACTTCTAAAATCAGGGATCTGAGAAGCAGTCGACACCCCAGCTCCTCCGAAAAATACTATATTATTACTATCTCTTAGAATTTGAGTGAGCTGCTTGATTTTTTCATTCATGAAATCATCTCCAATTAATAGTTTTGCTATGATTATATCACATCTATCCAAAACCATGATTGCTTATATGATTTTATGCCAATTGACTCATTTGTTTTAAATGTACTTTAATAGCACTCATCGATTCTCGTAAGTCAATAGCCGCTACAAAAATTTGATGTTGATCTAGCATATATTCTTCAATATAAGTAGATTCTATAGAAGGGTATAGTAATAAACCACTTATTGTTTCGTCAGATTTCATACTATTTTCACGAACTGAGTAAAAAGTTTTCTTCATTTCTTGTAATAAGAAACTCTTATGCTCTGTTGCTTTTTGATTAATAAAGAGCTCTGGATAAAAACAGGTATGTACAAGCATAATCTTATCTTCTCGAAGTAAAATCAAATCGCTATCTACTTCCTCTTCATCCGCTATTTTTTCATAACTCACATCTACACCATGACATTCTGTTTCAAAAAAACGATAAATACACTGCTTATACAAATGATTAAAAATAACTTCATTTAAATAACCTTTACCGGTATTTATATCTAAGTGGATTCCTTTAAAAATCATATATCCAATCTGAATTAGCATTTTATAAGGAAATTTGTTCTTCTCGTAGCTTAATTTTCCCCATGCCACACAGTCTAAAGCAATATCTTGTACTTCATTAAATGAAATGAGAAGTCTTTTAAAGTTTTTACGTTGCTGAGAAGCTATACGTCCTCTTTTTAAAATTAAAAGACATAAGGCTTTTAACACTTGATTATAGATGTTATCTACACTAAATTCATCATAGTGACAATAAACTTGTCTACTCACCTGTGTTTTAAGACGTATAGTTTCGTGAATATCAATTTTACCTCTCAGTACTTGCAAGAGTCCCTCACCTTCTACATATTCTTTGTATAGTCCCCTTTTAAATTGTCTTGTGATTCCTTCCAATAAAATAGCTGATAAAAGTGCCTCAATTTGATCAAACGACTCCGCACCTAAAGCCTCGGGGGTAATTTTATTTAAATCACGAAAGCTATAACACAACATATGGTATAAATTAATATTAGGTATTTGTTGTAGCATTTCTCCTTTATGCATACTGCAATGCCCCTCTTAATACCTTTACATAAGTAGAGAACTTCTCATAATTTTCTCCCCAATATTCTTCTAAAAGCGGAACAATTTCACATTCAATAATTTCATAAAGTTCTTCATCACTACCATTATTAAGATCCGAAAAGTAACTGTGTCCTATACGAAAACCTCTTCCTAAAGATTCATCTTGTGTAATAGCTTCATTGATTTGCATAATCACCTGAATCACACGCGAAAGCTTTGTATGTTCAAACTGTTTCATATACCTTTCAAAATTTCCACCAAAAGCTGGATCAATTTCAATAAAACTAAATCGTCTACGTAAAGCATAGTCCATTACCGCTAAACTTCTATCAGCTGTATTCATTAAACCAATAATATATAAATTACTTGGGATATAAAAACGTTCTTTTGAATACGTTGTTTCTATAGCAAATTTCTTATCTCTTTTATCTGCTTCAATTAAAAGGAGTAATTCTCCAAAAATTTTACTCAAGTTTCCTCTATTAATCTCATCAATAATAAAGAAATAAGGATTTTCCATGTCATCTTTTGCCTTTTGGCAAAAAGTATAAAATAAACCTTTCTCTAGATTAAAGCCTCCTGTTTCATTAGGTCTAAAACCCATAACAAAGTCTTCATACGCATAATTTTGGTGAAATTGGATCATTGCAACGCGATCATCGTCCTTTTTACCAATGAGGGAGTAGGCCAGCCTCTTAGCTAAAAAGGTTTTTCCAACTCCAGGTGCCCCTTGTAAAATAATATTCTTTTTGCGATCTAACCTTCTAATCATCTGTACATACTTTTCCTTTGAAATATAAGCTTCTGATAAAAAGTCTTCG
Coding sequences:
- a CDS encoding MmcQ/YjbR family DNA-binding protein — its product is MIPREAIKEFCLTLPGAYLDYPFDEEWQALRIRENHKSFAFIFKHQGKLYVNVKCEPLKAQFLREMYLQIIPGYHMNKKHWNSIVVDEDLSEGLLWQLIKESHELVYPKKKVKKNE
- a CDS encoding NAD-dependent protein deacylase produces the protein MNEKIKQLTQILRDSNNIVFFGGAGVSTASQIPDFRSANGLFNERLNRTFTPEQLVSHTFFVKYPEDFYQFYKDKLIYPEAQPNACHKALVKLEQMGKLKAIVTQNIDGLHQMAGSQVVYELHGSVHRNYCLKCGAFYDAAYLLEAPGIPKCQRCGGVVKPDVVLYEEGLDDEVISAAVSAIAMAETLIIGGTSLVVYPAAGLIHYFKGKHLILINKSTTSADDTADLVIHDAIDKVLAEAVSSL
- a CDS encoding McrC family protein codes for the protein MHKGEMLQQIPNINLYHMLCYSFRDLNKITPEALGAESFDQIEALLSAILLEGITRQFKRGLYKEYVEGEGLLQVLRGKIDIHETIRLKTQVSRQVYCHYDEFSVDNIYNQVLKALCLLILKRGRIASQQRKNFKRLLISFNEVQDIALDCVAWGKLSYEKNKFPYKMLIQIGYMIFKGIHLDINTGKGYLNEVIFNHLYKQCIYRFFETECHGVDVSYEKIADEEEVDSDLILLREDKIMLVHTCFYPELFINQKATEHKSFLLQEMKKTFYSVRENSMKSDETISGLLLYPSIESTYIEEYMLDQHQIFVAAIDLRESMSAIKVHLKQMSQLA
- a CDS encoding AAA family ATPase, with amino-acid sequence MIEENNESIYVSPYAKNTGRKVEPETVDPVYMAVKTNYTSEDFLSEAYISKEKYVQMIRRLDRKKNIILQGAPGVGKTFLAKRLAYSLIGKKDDDRVAMIQFHQNYAYEDFVMGFRPNETGGFNLEKGLFYTFCQKAKDDMENPYFFIIDEINRGNLSKIFGELLLLIEADKRDKKFAIETTYSKERFYIPSNLYIIGLMNTADRSLAVMDYALRRRFSFIEIDPAFGGNFERYMKQFEHTKLSRVIQVIMQINEAITQDESLGRGFRIGHSYFSDLNNGSDEELYEIIECEIVPLLEEYWGENYEKFSTYVKVLRGALQYA